One genomic segment of Stigmatella erecta includes these proteins:
- a CDS encoding tetratricopeptide repeat protein yields the protein MWTGLLLLVALSAGEPLEDARESFAAGRYAEAEQQALQAPPSGASLYLVGLARFRTGRPAEALEALDAAGREADAPEPDAWNFNRGACLYALGRFEEAERAFGGVGEGGPLTRAAWINAGFAAFDAGAPERARAWADRAAPGASAGEALLVEELRGLLTPAPPARVEADPYVQGLAAFDAGRFEEARVLFQRAAERAPDSGRARLMAGAAAWRLGARDAARADLTAALQRPLSPLDRKTAHQYLDLLSVGLRSSGPGVWASASVGPGFDGNVLQVGIAARDVSGASADQVTASLFAEASVGLTARLRLSDHFFAALSYGGSQRAYAGSSVRDYSLQLHRVTAAVEWEAAPRVRVGLIAAGDLFFTGLGDFRGLQASVGGNAWAAWDASEHTSTRLDLGATGKDGLGEEFAYLTGPRLDATLSQEGRLGAAAATAWYRYRQDLIGTLVQEATSDDASVVSQAYVIPFAFASHAAGVTARWQPRPWLTASLDVEMEWRRYREDSSLRVETAGGAIQTWNARRRRDVRFGAGPSLSARLPDPLRLTARYELLVNRSNVDMRLLDDDAASCAGEARLCHAYDYTNGNYEKHSVLLQLEAVW from the coding sequence ATGTGGACGGGCCTGCTGCTCCTGGTGGCGCTCTCGGCCGGTGAGCCGCTGGAGGACGCACGCGAGTCCTTCGCGGCGGGCCGCTACGCGGAGGCGGAGCAGCAAGCGCTCCAGGCGCCCCCGTCCGGGGCCTCGCTCTATCTCGTGGGCCTCGCGCGTTTCCGCACCGGCCGGCCCGCGGAGGCGCTGGAGGCGCTGGACGCCGCGGGCCGTGAAGCGGACGCTCCCGAACCCGACGCGTGGAACTTCAACCGGGGCGCCTGTCTCTATGCCCTGGGGCGCTTCGAAGAGGCCGAGCGCGCCTTCGGCGGAGTGGGAGAGGGAGGGCCGCTCACCCGCGCTGCGTGGATCAACGCGGGCTTCGCCGCCTTCGACGCGGGCGCCCCTGAACGGGCCCGGGCCTGGGCGGACCGCGCCGCTCCTGGCGCCTCCGCCGGCGAGGCCCTCCTCGTGGAGGAGCTGCGTGGGCTGCTCACGCCGGCCCCCCCGGCGCGCGTGGAGGCCGACCCCTATGTTCAGGGGCTCGCGGCCTTCGACGCCGGCCGCTTCGAGGAGGCTCGTGTCCTCTTTCAGCGCGCCGCGGAGCGCGCACCGGACTCCGGCCGGGCCCGGCTGATGGCGGGCGCTGCGGCCTGGCGCCTGGGCGCGCGAGACGCGGCCCGCGCGGACCTCACCGCGGCGCTCCAGCGGCCCTTGAGCCCGCTGGACCGCAAGACGGCGCACCAGTACCTGGACCTGCTCTCCGTGGGCCTGCGCTCCAGCGGCCCGGGCGTTTGGGCCTCCGCGAGCGTGGGCCCGGGTTTCGACGGCAACGTGCTTCAGGTGGGCATCGCCGCGCGCGACGTCTCCGGCGCGAGCGCGGACCAGGTGACCGCCAGCCTCTTCGCCGAGGCCAGCGTGGGCCTCACCGCGCGCCTGCGCCTGAGCGACCACTTCTTCGCCGCGCTCTCCTACGGCGGCAGCCAGCGCGCTTACGCTGGCTCCTCCGTACGCGACTACTCCCTGCAACTGCACCGGGTGACGGCGGCGGTGGAGTGGGAGGCCGCGCCCCGCGTGCGTGTGGGCCTGATCGCCGCAGGGGACCTCTTCTTCACCGGCCTGGGCGACTTCCGCGGGCTCCAGGCGTCGGTGGGCGGTAACGCCTGGGCCGCGTGGGACGCCTCCGAGCACACCAGCACCCGGCTGGACCTGGGCGCCACCGGCAAGGACGGGCTGGGCGAGGAGTTCGCCTACCTCACGGGCCCCCGCCTGGACGCGACGCTCTCCCAGGAGGGGCGCCTGGGGGCCGCGGCCGCCACGGCGTGGTACCGCTACCGCCAGGATCTCATCGGCACGCTGGTGCAGGAGGCCACCAGCGATGACGCCTCGGTGGTTTCACAGGCCTACGTCATCCCCTTCGCCTTCGCGAGCCATGCCGCTGGTGTCACGGCGCGGTGGCAACCCCGGCCCTGGCTCACCGCCAGTCTCGATGTGGAGATGGAGTGGCGCCGCTACCGGGAGGACAGCTCGCTGCGTGTGGAGACCGCCGGTGGCGCCATCCAGACGTGGAATGCCCGGCGGCGCCGTGACGTCCGCTTCGGGGCCGGTCCCTCCCTGAGCGCGCGGTTGCCGGACCCCCTGCGGCTCACCGCGCGCTACGAGTTGCTGGTGAACCGCTCCAACGTCGACATGCGTCTGTTGGATGACGACGCGGCCTCGTGCGCGGGCGAGGCGCGCCTGTGCCACGCCTACGACTACACGAACGGCAATTATGAGAAGCACAGCGTGCTTCTCCAGCTCGAAGCCGTGTGGTGA
- a CDS encoding RNA polymerase sigma factor, which produces MNDELRALILEAQDGSVRAFELLVASHLPRVRRFARAFAASDADVDDLAQEALVKVYKNLRSFRFQSAFQTWLYSVVRNAFYDASRSRVGREHAREAPLAPEHAQAPSDAESADESLMRAQERDRLWRALRALPEEFRAAVVLFDVEGHSYEEVAAIEGVPVGTVKSRLSRGRTHLKALLAGTQASGGTAGKSPAGTSGQYISSHAARSGK; this is translated from the coding sequence ATGAACGACGAGCTGCGCGCACTCATCCTCGAAGCCCAGGACGGCAGCGTGCGCGCCTTCGAGCTGCTCGTCGCGTCGCACCTGCCGCGCGTGCGCCGCTTCGCGCGGGCCTTCGCCGCGTCGGATGCGGACGTGGACGACCTGGCGCAGGAAGCGCTGGTGAAGGTCTACAAGAACCTGCGCTCGTTCCGCTTTCAGTCCGCCTTCCAGACGTGGCTCTACTCGGTGGTGCGCAACGCCTTCTATGACGCCAGCCGCAGCCGCGTCGGCCGGGAGCACGCGCGTGAGGCGCCGCTGGCGCCGGAGCACGCCCAGGCCCCGTCCGATGCCGAGTCCGCCGATGAAAGCCTGATGCGTGCCCAGGAGCGGGACCGGCTGTGGCGGGCGCTGCGGGCGCTGCCGGAGGAGTTCCGCGCGGCGGTGGTGCTCTTCGACGTGGAGGGTCACAGTTATGAAGAGGTGGCCGCCATCGAAGGGGTGCCCGTGGGCACGGTGAAGTCGCGCCTGTCGCGGGGCCGGACCCACCTCAAGGCGCTATTGGCGGGCACCCAGGCGTCCGGCGGCACGGCCGGTAAATCGCCGGCGGGAACATCCGGGCAGTACATTTCGTCGCACGCTGCAAGGAGTGGGAAATGA
- a CDS encoding choice-of-anchor A family protein, with product MNCPSSCLGIHLGDYNLFLREDFTYTGIIQGKLAAGGNITLSNFSAGLGLPDSNVANTVVAGGNLTLTNGAVGGAAWYRGRYTAQGVTFSRGTATLGAPPDFVDFADRFAELESLSTHLATRPSQGSTQSNAWSVTMRGTDPCLNVFTLKASDFRGNGDWTITAPASSFVLVNIFGQAPSYGGGAIQLVGISSRRVLFNFVEATTLTAEGFKFQGTVLAPKARATFRYTELDGGLYAQALNLQQAPAHWNPLDEMGGAQAEVCNAADDNCDGQVDEGFECSGAGSRGCTAWCGAEGMQSCDAATCGYGECTSASCCRADADCASGFYCADSRCTAQRENGASCTSAQECSTGLCVDGVCCNSACEGACDACDLEGHLGTCSLVSSSVQCRSAAGACDVAEFCTGSSAACPMDAKKPASAECRGAEGACDVAEHCTGSSNDCPVDGYASSTTQCRGAEGECDVAEYCPGSGASCPANGVQASGVACTADSNACTSDVCDGAGGCGHPLLPAGTACGSGQVCNAAGQCLNGCWIDGAYHAAGASHPGAACQVCNPGASTIAWSLKPATTVCRASAGECDVAEYCTGTSASCPVDGFQGAGTACSSDDNVCTRDVCNGAGSCGHPALPSGTSCGTGYGEWGSCGGFSDFCDTTGTQSRTVTASTCGTGTCGPSSTTLETQACTRGAPDTACAPPSYGAWSACSYSDTCAQTGTQQRTVKRYEYNCATGRCQESTVIETQACTRNTSGVQCRAGGVCDAAESCSNGVCPADAKMPAGAWCDDGNTGTTGDRCDGAGVCTGCGDGVRNGSEVCDDGNIVTETSCPYGQASCTACNATCSAILYLTGEVPGRSCSSKTVTWSQPQAAWQGNPRTQGTYSCSGQVSARGDGSFATVSASSSQRTGSARFLCDDGTWVLQQGSCDGVLVQTGDSRAGQMPTECSSSDPTRQMWINWYVDDLKRCADTAGLTFWVTQFNAKTDCHFREGFYWHGTTRFAYADNCWRFAFQEGASLTGEWPRPPAYSTHVSPAVEADLCGSLAYPWQSIRTTGMNCKFPPN from the coding sequence TTGAACTGTCCGTCCAGCTGCCTCGGCATTCACTTGGGCGACTACAACCTGTTCCTGCGCGAGGACTTCACCTACACCGGCATCATCCAGGGCAAGCTCGCCGCGGGGGGCAACATCACCCTGAGCAACTTCTCTGCCGGCCTGGGGCTGCCGGACTCCAACGTCGCCAACACGGTGGTGGCGGGAGGGAACCTCACCCTCACGAATGGCGCCGTGGGGGGGGCTGCCTGGTACCGGGGCCGCTACACCGCCCAGGGCGTGACCTTCTCTCGCGGCACGGCCACCCTGGGCGCTCCCCCGGACTTCGTGGACTTCGCGGACCGGTTCGCCGAGCTGGAGAGCCTGTCCACGCACCTGGCCACCCGGCCCAGCCAGGGATCCACCCAGTCCAACGCCTGGAGCGTGACGATGCGCGGCACGGATCCTTGCCTGAACGTCTTCACCCTGAAGGCCAGCGACTTCCGCGGCAACGGGGACTGGACCATCACCGCGCCGGCCAGCTCCTTCGTGCTCGTCAACATCTTCGGCCAGGCGCCCAGCTACGGCGGCGGTGCCATCCAGCTGGTGGGCATCTCCTCCAGGCGCGTGCTCTTCAACTTCGTGGAGGCCACCACCCTCACCGCGGAAGGCTTCAAGTTCCAGGGCACGGTGCTGGCGCCCAAGGCCCGTGCGACTTTCCGCTACACGGAACTGGACGGCGGCCTCTACGCCCAGGCGTTGAACCTCCAGCAGGCCCCGGCCCACTGGAACCCGCTAGACGAGATGGGGGGCGCTCAGGCGGAGGTGTGCAACGCGGCGGATGACAACTGTGACGGCCAGGTGGACGAGGGCTTCGAATGTTCCGGCGCGGGCAGCCGCGGCTGCACGGCCTGGTGTGGGGCGGAGGGGATGCAGAGCTGCGACGCGGCCACGTGTGGCTACGGGGAGTGCACCTCCGCGAGCTGCTGCCGGGCCGATGCCGACTGCGCGAGCGGCTTCTACTGTGCGGACTCCCGCTGCACGGCGCAGCGGGAGAATGGAGCGTCCTGCACCAGCGCTCAGGAATGTTCCACCGGGCTGTGCGTGGACGGGGTGTGTTGCAACAGCGCCTGTGAGGGGGCGTGCGACGCCTGCGACCTGGAGGGCCACCTGGGCACGTGCAGCCTGGTCTCCTCCAGCGTGCAGTGCCGCAGCGCGGCGGGGGCGTGTGACGTGGCGGAGTTCTGCACGGGAAGTTCGGCGGCGTGCCCCATGGATGCCAAGAAGCCCGCCTCCGCCGAGTGCCGTGGCGCGGAGGGGGCCTGTGATGTGGCCGAGCACTGCACGGGCTCCAGCAACGACTGCCCGGTGGATGGGTATGCCTCCAGCACCACGCAGTGCCGTGGCGCGGAGGGCGAGTGCGACGTGGCGGAGTACTGCCCGGGAAGCGGTGCGAGCTGCCCGGCCAATGGCGTCCAGGCCTCCGGGGTGGCCTGCACCGCCGACAGCAACGCGTGCACCAGCGACGTGTGCGATGGAGCGGGCGGTTGTGGCCACCCCTTGCTGCCCGCGGGCACCGCGTGCGGCTCGGGACAGGTATGCAATGCGGCGGGCCAGTGCCTGAACGGGTGCTGGATTGACGGGGCATACCATGCGGCCGGGGCGAGCCACCCGGGCGCGGCGTGCCAGGTGTGCAACCCGGGCGCATCGACGATCGCTTGGAGTCTCAAGCCCGCCACCACCGTGTGCCGGGCCTCCGCGGGTGAGTGCGACGTGGCGGAGTACTGCACGGGGACCAGTGCCAGCTGCCCGGTGGATGGCTTCCAGGGCGCGGGGACGGCGTGCTCCAGTGATGACAACGTGTGCACCCGTGACGTGTGCAATGGAGCCGGGAGCTGTGGCCACCCGGCACTGCCCTCGGGGACTTCTTGCGGCACGGGCTACGGGGAGTGGGGAAGCTGTGGAGGGTTCAGCGACTTCTGCGACACGACCGGGACGCAGTCCCGGACGGTGACGGCTTCCACGTGCGGCACGGGGACGTGTGGCCCTTCGAGCACCACCCTGGAGACCCAGGCGTGCACGCGCGGGGCGCCGGACACCGCCTGCGCGCCGCCGAGCTACGGGGCGTGGAGTGCGTGCAGCTACAGCGATACGTGTGCGCAGACGGGCACACAGCAAAGGACGGTGAAGCGTTACGAGTACAACTGCGCCACGGGGCGGTGCCAGGAGTCCACCGTCATCGAGACGCAGGCCTGCACCCGGAATACGTCGGGGGTGCAGTGCCGCGCGGGCGGGGTCTGCGATGCCGCCGAGTCCTGTTCGAATGGCGTGTGCCCGGCGGATGCGAAGATGCCTGCGGGCGCCTGGTGCGATGACGGCAACACTGGCACCACGGGCGACCGGTGCGATGGGGCCGGGGTGTGCACCGGCTGTGGCGATGGGGTGAGAAACGGCTCCGAAGTCTGCGACGACGGCAACATCGTCACGGAGACGTCCTGCCCCTATGGCCAGGCGTCGTGCACCGCCTGCAATGCCACCTGCAGCGCGATCCTGTACCTCACGGGAGAGGTTCCCGGAAGGAGCTGCTCATCCAAGACGGTGACGTGGTCGCAGCCGCAGGCGGCGTGGCAAGGCAATCCCCGCACCCAGGGCACCTACAGCTGCTCGGGCCAGGTTTCCGCGCGCGGTGATGGGTCTTTCGCCACGGTCTCGGCGAGCAGCTCGCAGCGCACGGGCTCGGCCCGGTTCTTGTGCGACGATGGCACGTGGGTCCTTCAGCAGGGCTCCTGTGATGGGGTCCTCGTCCAGACCGGCGATTCGCGTGCCGGTCAAATGCCGACCGAATGCTCCAGCAGTGACCCCACGAGGCAAATGTGGATCAACTGGTACGTGGACGATCTCAAGCGATGCGCGGATACCGCCGGACTCACCTTCTGGGTCACGCAATTCAATGCGAAGACCGATTGCCATTTCCGGGAGGGCTTCTACTGGCACGGCACCACGAGGTTCGCCTACGCGGACAATTGCTGGAGATTCGCTTTTCAAGAGGGCGCGAGCCTCACGGGGGAGTGGCCCCGGCCGCCGGCCTATAGCACCCACGTCTCCCCTGCGGTGGAGGCCGACCTCTGCGGTTCCTTGGCTTATCCCTGGCAAAGCATCAGGACCACGGGCATGAACTGCAAGTTCCCGCCGAATTGA
- a CDS encoding D-alanine--D-alanine ligase: protein MRLCTLYSSYEGSQSPYKDIDPPVDPSLWLPGHNWSRQPLTRANAPATLERLAAEGFDAFINLCDGAPEEDLAGADVIHHLERLGLAYTGADERFYTATREQLKEAWIRHGLGTPAHLFAADLARVEQAAGTLRFPLLVKPSSGYASVGIELDSRVNHREALLDRAARTLAQFGGLLIEEFIEGREFTVLVSEPKRGEREPWVHPPVEIHFPPGETFKHFDLKWKNYTGMDTRPVLDEGLVARLSEMAQQTFLAVNARGYCRCDIRMNEDGDLFMLDCNANPGVFYPPDQPGSADFILSLQPHGHRDFLLHIIECARRAAGRVPEGG, encoded by the coding sequence ATGCGCCTGTGTACCCTGTACTCCTCCTACGAAGGTTCCCAGTCTCCCTACAAGGACATCGATCCCCCCGTCGATCCCTCGCTCTGGCTACCCGGTCACAACTGGTCCCGTCAGCCCCTGACGCGCGCCAATGCCCCGGCGACGCTTGAGCGGCTCGCGGCCGAGGGGTTCGACGCGTTCATCAACCTCTGCGATGGTGCTCCGGAGGAGGACCTCGCGGGAGCCGACGTCATCCATCACCTGGAGCGCTTGGGGTTGGCGTACACGGGGGCGGACGAGCGTTTCTACACGGCGACACGGGAGCAATTGAAGGAGGCCTGGATCCGCCATGGTCTTGGCACGCCTGCCCACCTCTTCGCCGCGGATCTGGCCCGCGTCGAACAGGCGGCCGGGACGCTGCGCTTTCCCCTGCTGGTCAAGCCCAGTTCCGGCTACGCCAGCGTGGGAATCGAGTTGGACTCCAGGGTGAATCACCGGGAGGCCTTGCTCGACCGTGCTGCTCGGACGCTGGCCCAATTCGGGGGGCTGCTGATCGAGGAGTTCATCGAAGGACGTGAGTTCACCGTGCTCGTCTCCGAGCCAAAGCGGGGAGAGCGCGAGCCCTGGGTCCATCCCCCGGTGGAGATCCATTTCCCCCCGGGAGAGACGTTCAAACACTTCGACCTCAAATGGAAGAACTACACCGGCATGGACACGCGGCCCGTGCTGGACGAGGGGCTCGTGGCGCGGCTGAGTGAGATGGCACAGCAGACGTTCCTGGCCGTGAACGCCCGGGGCTACTGCCGCTGCGACATCCGAATGAACGAGGACGGCGACTTGTTCATGCTCGACTGCAATGCGAATCCGGGGGTATTCTATCCACCGGATCAACCTGGGAGCGCGGACTTCATCCTGTCGCTCCAACCGCACGGGCACCGGGACTTCCTCCTGCACATCATCGAGTGTGCCCGGCGCGCGGCAGGGCGCGTGCCTGAGGGGGGATGA